One stretch of Bosea vaviloviae DNA includes these proteins:
- a CDS encoding class I SAM-dependent methyltransferase, with amino-acid sequence MSNMELSGAVCRSCGAALTATFADLGLSPISNAFPRIAARRQAELFYPLRAFVCSECRLVQLEDFESREVHFNEDYAYFSSVSTSWLAHAARYATAMIDRFELGAASRVIEIASNDGYLLKNFVARGIACLGVDPAANCAEAAMRNFNVETRVGFFGAELGAALAKDGWQADLIAANNVLAHVPDPNDFVSGFANLLKPAGTATFEFPHLLELVRHCEFDTIYHEHYSYLSLLALEPLFARAGLRVYDAERLSTHGGSLRLFICHQAAPFPQTGALEALRAEELAAGLHTDDFYTAFAESVRETKRSLLKLLIELKTGGARICGYGAAAKGTTLLNYCGIKTDILDFVVDRNPHKQGRFVPGTGIPILGAEAIDEHRPDYILILPWNIRQEIVESMSHVRQWGAKFIVPIPSPCILD; translated from the coding sequence ATGTCGAACATGGAACTTTCCGGTGCGGTCTGCCGCTCTTGCGGCGCGGCGTTGACGGCGACCTTCGCCGATCTCGGGCTGTCTCCGATCTCCAACGCCTTTCCGCGCATCGCTGCGCGCCGGCAGGCCGAGCTGTTTTACCCTCTGAGAGCCTTCGTCTGCTCGGAATGCCGGCTCGTGCAGCTCGAGGATTTCGAGAGCCGCGAAGTCCATTTCAACGAGGACTATGCGTATTTCTCGTCGGTCTCGACCTCATGGCTGGCTCATGCGGCACGCTACGCCACGGCGATGATCGATCGCTTCGAGCTTGGCGCCGCATCGCGCGTTATCGAGATCGCCAGCAATGACGGCTATCTCCTGAAGAACTTCGTTGCTCGCGGAATCGCGTGTCTCGGCGTCGATCCCGCCGCGAATTGCGCTGAAGCCGCCATGCGCAATTTCAACGTCGAAACGCGCGTCGGTTTCTTCGGGGCCGAGCTGGGGGCCGCCTTGGCCAAGGACGGTTGGCAGGCGGATCTGATCGCGGCGAACAATGTCCTCGCCCATGTGCCCGATCCGAATGACTTCGTATCGGGCTTCGCCAATCTGTTGAAGCCTGCCGGAACTGCGACGTTCGAATTTCCGCACCTGCTGGAACTCGTCAGGCATTGCGAATTCGACACGATCTATCACGAACACTATTCGTATCTGTCGCTTCTGGCGCTTGAACCGCTCTTCGCGCGTGCCGGTCTGCGGGTCTACGACGCGGAGAGGCTATCGACGCATGGCGGCTCATTGCGTCTCTTCATATGCCACCAGGCCGCGCCATTTCCGCAAACCGGCGCGCTAGAAGCCCTGCGTGCCGAGGAGCTGGCCGCGGGCCTGCACACAGATGACTTTTACACGGCCTTTGCGGAATCCGTCCGCGAGACGAAGCGGAGCCTGCTCAAGCTTCTGATCGAACTCAAGACGGGTGGCGCGCGCATCTGCGGCTATGGCGCTGCGGCGAAGGGAACGACGCTCCTGAACTATTGCGGGATCAAGACGGATATCCTCGACTTCGTCGTCGATCGCAATCCGCACAAGCAGGGCCGCTTCGTGCCAGGCACCGGAATCCCCATTCTGGGCGCCGAGGCGATCGACGAGCATCGTCCCGATTACATTCTGATCCTGCCTTGGAATATTCGCCAGGAGATCGTCGAATCGATGAGCCATGTGCGCCAATGGGGCGCCAAGTTCATCGTTCCGATACCGAGCCCTTGCATCCTTGATTGA
- a CDS encoding ArnT family glycosyltransferase, translated as MTTQRINPAVVIVVLGLIGSTFLWVLRDTSVWPWDQAWYGEVALDLAQSRRGNGWEWLRASLAAFGSKPPLLAWVAQFFAPLSRWLGDIEPALLMVNVLAQLATLLLIARICARMGCGVLAQLAGVLAFGGSSLSLGLSHQFLTETLQMLSVAIMLDLIWKVERRAVASTILWGVLIMALAMLVKASSFTFAIPFAVYCIVACLIRTDARQAVRPVGVLLLALAAALICAACVGWYWVNWAPMTQHFRNSTLNDVALAYGNVGTLGSKLSLWVQSLAVALSPWPFIAVVIGGPIILAFAVCLANVVKAPRNQWPLLALDNGFLYAGALIGTIALTVLGLATQINEETRFLSPTLPMIAVLLGWALTVLRWRWLQLLAFIAVACNAVYAVSFAHGYNPLGLQPSVWLKQVDLDTDRKNLLARAVTESCSASRPNRYAIIGVEYPSFNGNSAAFFSAKQQRKTRHRCYYTSLGYAETDLDKALARIDSLDADYLVTFTPDRQRDPDLFNRISGVVVERLSSDPRFTATQDRDSGLMIFHRRR; from the coding sequence GTGACCACACAGCGGATCAACCCAGCCGTTGTGATTGTGGTGCTGGGCCTGATCGGCAGCACTTTCCTCTGGGTTCTGCGCGATACCTCGGTCTGGCCATGGGATCAGGCCTGGTATGGCGAGGTCGCTCTCGATCTTGCCCAATCGCGCCGTGGCAATGGTTGGGAGTGGCTTAGGGCCTCTCTCGCCGCCTTCGGCTCGAAGCCGCCGCTGCTCGCCTGGGTCGCTCAGTTCTTCGCGCCGTTGTCGCGCTGGCTGGGAGATATCGAACCCGCGCTTTTGATGGTCAATGTGTTGGCGCAGCTCGCGACGCTGCTGCTCATCGCCAGGATTTGCGCCCGCATGGGCTGTGGCGTGCTGGCTCAATTGGCCGGTGTACTCGCCTTTGGCGGCAGTTCGCTGTCGCTGGGGTTGTCGCACCAGTTCCTGACTGAGACGCTGCAGATGCTGAGCGTCGCCATCATGTTGGACCTCATATGGAAGGTCGAGCGGCGAGCTGTCGCGAGCACGATTCTGTGGGGCGTTCTCATCATGGCGCTTGCGATGCTGGTCAAAGCATCGAGCTTTACATTCGCCATCCCCTTTGCCGTTTATTGCATCGTCGCCTGCCTGATCAGAACGGATGCTCGGCAGGCTGTGCGACCGGTTGGTGTACTTCTGCTTGCGCTGGCCGCCGCTCTGATATGTGCCGCTTGCGTGGGCTGGTACTGGGTCAATTGGGCCCCGATGACCCAGCATTTCCGTAACTCCACCTTGAATGATGTCGCCTTGGCATATGGCAACGTTGGAACGCTTGGCAGCAAGCTTTCCCTCTGGGTGCAGTCGCTCGCCGTGGCGCTGTCGCCTTGGCCGTTCATTGCTGTTGTCATTGGCGGGCCGATTATCTTGGCCTTCGCGGTTTGCCTCGCGAACGTCGTCAAGGCGCCGCGCAATCAATGGCCGCTCCTCGCTCTCGACAATGGCTTCCTCTATGCGGGAGCTTTGATCGGCACGATTGCGCTCACCGTTCTCGGTCTCGCCACTCAGATCAATGAAGAGACGCGCTTTCTGTCACCGACGCTGCCGATGATTGCCGTTCTCCTGGGCTGGGCGCTGACGGTTCTGCGGTGGCGTTGGCTCCAGCTCCTGGCCTTCATTGCCGTCGCCTGCAACGCGGTCTATGCGGTCAGCTTCGCGCATGGCTACAATCCACTCGGGCTCCAACCCTCTGTCTGGCTCAAGCAGGTCGATCTTGACACCGATCGCAAGAACCTTCTTGCGCGCGCCGTGACGGAAAGCTGTTCCGCGTCGCGGCCAAATCGCTATGCGATCATTGGGGTGGAGTATCCATCATTCAATGGGAATTCCGCCGCCTTCTTTTCGGCGAAGCAGCAACGCAAGACGCGACACAGATGCTACTATACGAGCCTTGGCTACGCGGAGACTGATCTCGATAAGGCCTTGGCGAGGATTGACAGCCTCGACGCAGACTATCTCGTAACCTTCACCCCTGACCGCCAGCGCGATCCCGACCTGTTCAACCGTATATCGGGCGTCGTCGTGGAGAGGCTTTCGTCCGATCCGCGCTTCACGGCGACCCAGGATCGTGACAGCGGTTTGATGATCTTTCACAGACGCCGTTGA
- a CDS encoding glycosyltransferase translates to MTENTFPLLDVSMVVNIHAGGNYLRRTMRSLEAAARKARSSGLKIELLLALDRSPPETLAWVEAYHSDAFERTRVIRLDNGSLGLSRQDGLRHARANYIQFCDEDDLISSNTTLVSHQTALKHSPRTIIVPEYLFGFGSLHLLAVYNGSASIPPIAFFSQHPYISRLFVHRSIVDLNQFIDVRLGPGYAYEDWHFNATAIAKGAEFVVAPAVILFYRHRANSLSSNMNNQSARLIPPTPLFEPQTYLALAAPGARRFLRHGQDAVDCETERSRFLMSLSNCEEVRLANLIDPAISLGSMEHCPVVSTRNGDFAAGVGYFEACRRVAGLRFTEVGIVSTPTSPQGKTVFAALKALSDIDSTTRSLLLVDDPAFDEDMPSMALGNAVIINLAHLVKGLSADQRDLVAYRLIEIAAIGARLHLASGTMSARILGRYGRLLADRDKIFYRADDRATPVQGFSMIQPDPFDFLSEFLDEATLVIHSSETGQRDDRARLDRRADIWRIAYSPVELDAERPAQQPLNHRILAIGLTAPEAAQLQQLCPAAGLKVRLVTATETPAEHELANFDLVLLMNGSAATYDEVVALLRAGLPIVGADVAPLSEVMARGAVFLTISASDSTRLAEARDCFAAFYRDASLRERLTLGIRTFLETHHSPASHRSCIAELLKTPAARLSSHSFN, encoded by the coding sequence ATGACCGAAAATACGTTTCCGCTGCTCGACGTCAGCATGGTGGTCAACATTCATGCAGGAGGTAACTACCTCAGGCGAACCATGCGCTCGCTGGAGGCTGCCGCCAGAAAAGCCCGCTCCTCCGGTTTGAAAATCGAGCTGCTGCTGGCGCTCGATCGATCACCGCCCGAAACCCTGGCATGGGTCGAAGCCTATCACTCCGACGCCTTTGAGCGCACACGCGTCATTCGGCTGGACAACGGCTCTCTAGGGCTGTCGCGCCAAGACGGTCTGCGCCACGCCCGCGCGAACTACATTCAATTTTGCGACGAAGACGACCTCATCTCAAGCAACACGACGCTCGTCTCGCATCAAACGGCGCTCAAGCATTCGCCCCGGACGATCATCGTCCCCGAGTATCTTTTCGGCTTCGGTTCGCTTCATCTCCTGGCGGTCTACAACGGCAGCGCAAGCATACCCCCGATCGCCTTCTTCTCGCAGCATCCATACATATCGCGGCTTTTCGTCCACCGTAGTATTGTCGATTTGAACCAGTTCATCGATGTCCGCCTCGGGCCGGGCTACGCTTATGAAGACTGGCACTTCAACGCCACGGCAATCGCCAAGGGCGCCGAGTTCGTCGTCGCTCCGGCCGTCATCCTGTTTTATCGCCATCGTGCGAACAGCCTGTCATCCAATATGAACAATCAGTCGGCGCGACTGATCCCGCCGACCCCTCTGTTCGAGCCACAAACCTATCTCGCACTCGCAGCTCCCGGCGCGCGCCGCTTCCTCCGGCACGGCCAGGACGCGGTCGATTGCGAGACCGAACGCTCGCGCTTCCTGATGTCGCTCTCGAATTGCGAGGAAGTCAGGCTTGCCAACCTGATCGATCCGGCAATTTCACTAGGATCGATGGAGCACTGCCCGGTCGTTTCAACGCGCAATGGCGACTTCGCGGCCGGCGTCGGTTATTTCGAGGCATGCCGGCGCGTTGCCGGGCTTCGCTTTACCGAAGTCGGCATCGTCTCGACGCCGACCTCCCCCCAAGGCAAGACGGTTTTCGCCGCGCTCAAGGCGCTTTCGGATATCGACAGCACTACGCGAAGCCTCCTCCTCGTCGATGACCCCGCATTTGACGAGGACATGCCTTCGATGGCTCTCGGCAACGCCGTCATCATCAATCTTGCGCATCTCGTCAAAGGGTTGTCGGCAGACCAGCGCGATCTCGTCGCCTATCGCCTCATCGAGATCGCCGCCATCGGCGCCCGACTTCACCTCGCATCCGGCACGATGTCAGCACGCATCCTGGGCCGCTATGGGCGATTGTTGGCGGATCGCGACAAGATCTTTTACAGGGCAGACGATCGAGCGACGCCTGTTCAAGGCTTCAGCATGATCCAACCCGATCCGTTCGACTTCCTCTCGGAGTTCCTTGACGAGGCGACGCTGGTCATCCACTCCTCGGAAACGGGGCAGCGGGACGATCGAGCCAGGCTTGATCGACGCGCGGACATCTGGCGCATCGCCTACTCTCCAGTGGAACTCGACGCTGAACGGCCCGCTCAACAGCCGTTGAACCACCGCATTTTGGCAATTGGCCTCACAGCACCGGAAGCGGCTCAACTGCAACAACTGTGTCCTGCGGCAGGGCTCAAGGTACGCCTCGTCACGGCCACCGAAACTCCGGCGGAGCACGAACTCGCAAATTTCGATCTGGTTCTGCTCATGAACGGGTCGGCAGCGACTTATGACGAAGTCGTCGCCCTGCTTCGGGCCGGATTGCCCATCGTTGGGGCCGATGTCGCCCCCCTGTCGGAGGTCATGGCCAGAGGCGCGGTCTTCTTGACGATTTCCGCGTCCGACAGCACAAGGCTCGCCGAGGCCAGGGACTGTTTCGCCGCATTCTATCGTGACGCCTCACTGCGCGAGCGCCTGACACTTGGAATTCGGACTTTTCTGGAGACACACCACTCACCGGCCAGCCATCGTTCTTGCATCGCAGAACTTCTGAAGACCCCGGCTGCCCGCCTCTCCAGCCATTCGTTCAATTAA
- a CDS encoding glycosyltransferase: MDGLIDMDENLSVALSAHGLSADVRILEFRSRAISAPTLRKALIPDIVAIFLRRDSADQEPFWPFWPLAFDLGFVPVACDACGDLFLRSSHVTDISRLGGKARGQVTMSSLGSNGRFANQIFQHAYVKFYGLRYGCAVTFPEWDGNGIYTIADPKPETPLPTELRYFAFDNDDLELWKLEAPLVDADFWGYFQELPACWGPHRELLRRLYELGEAQAADVERRLSVLTEGGTRPLIAIHVRRGDYVELHKNGLPWYRPVPEAWYADWLDAVFADRPDAVLYVATDAPDDVLPAFARFRAKSLSDVESVPGLPSAMLDFEIMQRAGQLAVCNSSFSRMAAILAPDSQNAVIADFGGQRLTPFDAWSFEPFWSRFEGKGLEKQSPILGYGAEPKRQRNLELRRQAALGLQTYRDLTKLAADYTKLAADYNNLADRHQQLNHEHSHLLSQISREAVKAADLTTQLQQARGETAHLQIAIRGEILRRPSRIVHRSLFRSLYLGTRIGRRLLGPTSGFVTAHLSPMIDALREYRHREALQLGRHAIGSVLRRYAILQPASVASSHAQTPQAPTRRAKTPNKTRSWQESGSISPVAVTRPFEMLRPDGPDLAEQIEQSAAEILAISAKGLEAITIEQWLAAGLLLAEQDIDALVTAASPEAGLLFVRRSAILQGLPANKRLKRGLAPKTWITRLRDGLSLCYSCASLQPGANDAVATALGPHHPLLTADPIGGAERLEAALQSLPARQRDDERPHCLVVVPWLPMGGSEVVLLDVLSRLAKDWRITIVTMLPSEHAMRGAFATVSQDILHAGDLLDADRLVATLAALVQVEGSLAILTSNSSLTYERAPELKARFPHLAFIDIVHNDLAEGHIRNAARYSAAFSTHVAISAKVRNSLVARGVPAERVNRIPNGIDIDLFQPAADRASLKAECGVAAGDILLGFVGRLSGEKRPDKFLDVISRLSGDLPIRAIMVGDGEELPQLQKRIATENLPVRIIAKLDRSSLPRLYGALDILVMTSSIEGMPLVMLEALACGTPVASTRVGDVERIIRDGENGFLASVDHVEALADSIRGAAQAGRLAGMRDEARESIIASGMTRDAMLDGYAEVMSGVLAHGARA; this comes from the coding sequence ATGGACGGCTTGATCGACATGGACGAAAACCTGTCCGTCGCATTGTCGGCGCACGGCTTATCTGCGGATGTCCGCATCCTGGAATTCCGCTCGCGGGCAATCAGCGCGCCAACTCTGCGAAAGGCTCTCATACCCGACATTGTCGCGATTTTCCTGAGACGCGACTCGGCCGATCAAGAGCCTTTCTGGCCGTTCTGGCCGCTCGCCTTCGACCTGGGCTTCGTGCCCGTCGCTTGTGACGCATGCGGCGATCTCTTCCTGCGTTCAAGCCACGTAACTGACATTTCGCGCCTGGGCGGCAAGGCTCGCGGCCAGGTCACTATGTCCTCGCTGGGCTCCAACGGCCGTTTTGCCAACCAGATCTTCCAGCACGCCTATGTCAAATTTTACGGCCTACGCTATGGCTGCGCGGTAACCTTTCCCGAATGGGACGGGAACGGCATCTATACCATCGCCGACCCCAAGCCGGAGACGCCGCTACCGACCGAGCTTCGCTATTTTGCCTTCGACAATGACGACCTCGAGCTCTGGAAATTGGAGGCGCCGCTGGTCGATGCCGATTTCTGGGGGTATTTCCAGGAATTGCCTGCTTGTTGGGGCCCCCATCGCGAACTTCTGCGCCGCCTTTATGAACTCGGGGAGGCTCAGGCGGCCGATGTCGAGCGAAGGCTTTCCGTGCTTACGGAAGGCGGCACGCGCCCGCTGATCGCGATCCATGTTCGCCGCGGCGACTATGTCGAACTGCACAAGAACGGCCTGCCCTGGTACCGCCCGGTTCCCGAAGCCTGGTATGCCGACTGGCTCGATGCCGTTTTTGCCGATCGGCCAGACGCAGTCCTCTATGTGGCAACCGACGCGCCCGACGATGTCCTGCCGGCATTTGCGCGCTTTCGTGCGAAAAGCCTGAGCGACGTTGAATCCGTACCAGGCCTGCCATCCGCGATGCTCGATTTCGAAATCATGCAGCGGGCCGGCCAACTTGCCGTCTGCAATTCAAGCTTTTCGCGCATGGCGGCAATCCTGGCGCCAGACAGCCAGAACGCCGTCATCGCCGATTTCGGCGGGCAGCGCCTCACGCCATTCGACGCCTGGAGCTTCGAGCCGTTCTGGTCACGCTTTGAAGGCAAGGGCCTGGAGAAGCAGTCGCCTATCCTGGGCTATGGCGCAGAGCCCAAGCGCCAACGCAATCTCGAGCTACGACGACAAGCGGCGCTGGGGCTGCAGACCTATCGTGATCTCACCAAGCTGGCAGCCGACTACACCAAGCTGGCAGCCGACTACAACAATCTCGCCGACCGCCATCAGCAGTTGAACCATGAGCACAGCCACTTGCTGTCACAGATCAGTCGAGAGGCCGTCAAGGCAGCCGACTTGACCACGCAGTTGCAGCAGGCTCGCGGTGAAACCGCCCATCTTCAGATCGCCATCCGGGGTGAAATCCTCCGGCGGCCAAGCCGGATCGTTCATAGGAGCCTGTTCCGTTCGCTATATCTCGGCACTCGTATAGGCCGGCGCTTGCTGGGCCCGACATCAGGCTTCGTGACGGCCCATCTCAGCCCGATGATCGATGCCTTGCGAGAATACCGCCACCGCGAGGCACTCCAGCTTGGGAGGCACGCGATCGGGAGCGTCCTGCGTCGATACGCGATATTGCAGCCGGCATCGGTCGCCTCGTCCCATGCCCAGACGCCCCAGGCCCCGACGCGACGGGCCAAGACGCCTAACAAGACCCGCTCCTGGCAGGAGAGCGGCTCAATCTCGCCAGTTGCCGTCACCCGCCCCTTTGAGATGTTGCGCCCCGATGGCCCCGATCTCGCCGAACAGATTGAACAATCTGCGGCCGAGATTCTCGCAATATCAGCCAAGGGGCTCGAGGCGATCACGATCGAGCAGTGGCTGGCGGCCGGCCTGCTGCTCGCGGAACAGGATATCGATGCGCTGGTAACGGCCGCATCACCGGAAGCCGGCCTGCTGTTCGTGCGACGAAGCGCGATCCTCCAGGGGTTACCGGCCAATAAGCGCCTCAAGCGTGGACTCGCGCCAAAAACCTGGATCACCCGGCTGCGCGACGGGCTGTCCTTATGCTATTCCTGCGCCTCGCTGCAGCCTGGCGCCAATGATGCTGTCGCCACCGCGCTCGGCCCACACCACCCGCTTTTGACAGCGGATCCCATCGGCGGAGCGGAACGTCTCGAAGCAGCGTTGCAGTCGCTGCCCGCCCGTCAGCGCGACGACGAGCGACCGCACTGTCTCGTCGTCGTGCCCTGGCTGCCGATGGGAGGATCGGAGGTCGTTCTCCTCGACGTCTTGAGCCGTTTGGCGAAGGACTGGCGAATTACCATCGTCACCATGCTGCCAAGCGAGCACGCCATGCGCGGCGCATTTGCAACCGTGTCGCAGGATATCCTCCATGCCGGCGATCTGCTGGATGCCGACCGATTGGTCGCAACGCTAGCGGCACTGGTCCAGGTCGAAGGCTCCCTTGCCATCCTGACGAGCAACTCGTCGCTCACCTACGAGCGCGCCCCGGAGTTGAAGGCCCGTTTCCCCCATCTCGCCTTCATCGACATCGTGCATAATGATCTTGCCGAGGGTCATATCCGGAACGCGGCGCGGTATTCGGCGGCCTTCAGCACGCATGTCGCGATCAGCGCCAAGGTCCGGAATTCCCTGGTCGCACGCGGAGTACCAGCCGAGCGCGTAAACCGGATTCCGAATGGAATCGACATCGACCTGTTTCAGCCGGCAGCGGACCGGGCATCGCTCAAGGCTGAGTGCGGCGTGGCCGCAGGAGACATCCTGCTAGGTTTCGTCGGCAGGCTCAGTGGTGAGAAGCGGCCTGACAAATTTCTCGACGTCATCTCGCGACTGTCGGGAGATCTTCCGATCAGGGCAATCATGGTCGGAGATGGCGAGGAACTACCACAGCTGCAAAAGCGCATCGCTACTGAGAACCTGCCGGTCCGCATCATTGCCAAACTGGACCGTTCCAGCCTGCCCCGCCTCTATGGGGCGCTCGACATCCTCGTCATGACCTCGTCGATCGAGGGCATGCCGCTGGTGATGCTCGAGGCCCTGGCCTGCGGAACCCCGGTCGCGAGCACCCGCGTCGGCGACGTGGAGCGCATCATTCGCGACGGGGAGAACGGTTTCCTCGCCTCTGTCGACCATGTCGAGGCTCTCGCAGACAGCATTCGCGGCGCCGCCCAGGCGGGGCGACTCGCAGGCATGCGCGATGAGGCACGCGAAAGCATCATCGCTTCCGGCATGACGCGAGACGCCATGCTGGACGGCTATGCCGAGGTCATGTCCGGAGTACTGGCGCATGGGGCGCGCGCCTGA
- a CDS encoding glycosyltransferase translates to MFKQETPDLAGPRLAVFESSERFAEQRAQWREKAEFFHEEDNKYLRFIIPEGKSILEIGCGIGDTLAALKPSRGVGVDFSPKMVEVARSRHAGLDFIVGDVENPQTLAAIQGPFDYILIVDTLGHIKDVQALIASLHRLCDRKTRLVVAYFSHLWQPLLSGAEALGVRMPSEPSNVLSPADLRAFAELADFEPVKSEARLISPFRLFGLGSALNRFVSHLPLVRSLALRHYLVARSLVMKDDGLKSVSIVVPARNEKGNIEPAVQRIPRFCDDIEIIFVEGNSKDDTYEECLRVQAAYPQYDIKVMKQPGKGKADAVFTAYDVARGDVLMILDADLTMPPEQLPKFWEAIVSGKGEYINGSRLVYPMEDEAMRFLNLIANRTFSILFSWLLNQRYTDTLCGTKVMRRVDYERLKEGRAYFGDFDPFGDFDLIFGAAKMSLKSVDLPVRYAARTYGETQISRFSHGWLLLKMVVFAFFKIKAL, encoded by the coding sequence ATGTTCAAACAGGAAACTCCTGATCTCGCAGGTCCAAGGCTTGCAGTTTTCGAAAGCTCCGAGCGCTTTGCCGAGCAGCGCGCGCAATGGCGCGAGAAGGCTGAGTTCTTCCACGAGGAGGACAACAAGTACCTGCGCTTCATCATCCCCGAGGGTAAGTCGATCCTCGAGATCGGCTGCGGCATCGGCGATACGCTGGCGGCGCTGAAGCCGTCGCGCGGCGTGGGGGTCGATTTCAGCCCAAAGATGGTCGAGGTCGCGCGCAGCCGCCATGCGGGTCTGGATTTCATCGTTGGCGATGTCGAGAATCCGCAGACGCTGGCAGCCATTCAAGGGCCGTTCGACTATATCCTGATCGTCGATACGCTTGGCCACATCAAGGATGTGCAGGCGCTGATCGCGTCGCTTCATCGGCTGTGTGATCGCAAGACGCGTCTCGTCGTCGCCTATTTCTCGCATCTCTGGCAGCCCTTGTTGTCGGGCGCGGAAGCTCTTGGCGTCAGGATGCCGTCGGAGCCTTCCAATGTGTTGTCGCCTGCTGATTTGCGGGCTTTTGCCGAGCTCGCCGATTTCGAACCTGTGAAATCGGAGGCGCGCCTGATTTCGCCTTTCAGGCTTTTCGGGCTTGGCTCGGCTTTGAACCGTTTCGTCAGCCATCTTCCACTGGTGCGGTCGCTGGCGCTTCGTCACTATCTGGTGGCGCGTTCGCTGGTCATGAAGGACGATGGCCTCAAATCGGTCTCGATCGTCGTCCCGGCACGCAACGAGAAAGGCAACATTGAACCGGCCGTTCAGCGCATTCCGCGCTTTTGCGACGATATCGAGATCATCTTCGTCGAAGGCAACAGCAAGGACGACACCTATGAGGAGTGCCTGCGCGTTCAGGCGGCTTATCCTCAATATGACATCAAGGTGATGAAACAGCCCGGAAAGGGCAAGGCCGACGCGGTTTTCACGGCCTACGACGTCGCGCGCGGCGATGTTCTGATGATCCTGGACGCCGACTTGACCATGCCGCCCGAGCAGCTTCCAAAATTCTGGGAGGCGATCGTCTCCGGCAAGGGCGAGTACATCAACGGTTCGCGGCTCGTTTATCCGATGGAGGACGAGGCGATGCGTTTCCTGAATCTCATCGCCAACAGGACCTTCTCGATCCTCTTCTCCTGGCTGCTCAATCAGCGCTACACCGACACGCTTTGCGGCACGAAGGTGATGCGCCGGGTCGACTACGAGCGGCTCAAGGAAGGCAGAGCCTATTTTGGTGATTTCGATCCGTTTGGCGATTTCGACCTGATTTTTGGTGCAGCCAAGATGTCGCTCAAATCCGTCGACCTGCCCGTGCGGTACGCTGCGCGGACCTATGGCGAGACGCAGATCTCGCGTTTTTCGCATGGCTGGCTGCTGCTGAAGATGGTCGTGTTCGCCTTTTTCAAGATCAAGGCGCTTTGA
- the gmd gene encoding GDP-mannose 4,6-dehydratase, producing MTKKTALITGVTGQDGAYLAELLLGKGYTVHGVKRRSSSFNTKRVDHLYVDPHRKDTNFFMHYGDLTDSTNLIRIVQETQPDEIYNLAAQSHVKVSFETPEYTANADGIGTLRLLEALRILGLEKKSKFYQASTSELYGAVREVPQSETTPFNPQSPYAVAKLYAYWIVANYRDAYGIHASNGILFNHESPIRGETFVTRKITRAVAAIELGLTDRLYLGNVDAKRDWGHARDYVEGMWLMLQQPEPDDYVLATGEMHSVREFVELAFAHVGRTIRWEGAGVDEKGIDAESGATLVEIDPEYFRPTEVEQLLGDPTKAKTKLGWSHKTGFQQLVQEMVASDLIEVELERKGGVRHS from the coding sequence ATGACGAAGAAAACTGCCTTGATTACTGGCGTTACCGGGCAAGACGGCGCCTATCTGGCGGAGCTTCTGCTTGGAAAAGGCTATACCGTTCATGGCGTGAAGCGGCGCTCATCGTCGTTCAATACGAAGAGGGTCGACCATCTCTATGTCGATCCACATCGGAAAGACACGAACTTCTTCATGCACTATGGCGACTTGACGGACTCGACCAATCTGATCCGTATCGTCCAGGAAACCCAGCCGGACGAGATCTACAATCTCGCGGCCCAGAGCCACGTAAAGGTTTCGTTCGAAACGCCGGAATATACGGCCAATGCGGATGGCATCGGAACCCTGAGGCTACTGGAAGCTCTGCGTATCCTGGGGCTCGAGAAAAAATCGAAGTTCTATCAGGCTTCGACATCCGAGCTTTATGGCGCGGTTCGCGAGGTTCCCCAAAGCGAGACGACGCCCTTCAATCCGCAATCCCCTTATGCGGTCGCCAAGCTCTATGCCTATTGGATCGTCGCCAATTATCGCGACGCCTACGGCATTCATGCCTCGAACGGGATTCTGTTCAACCATGAGAGCCCTATCCGCGGCGAGACTTTCGTGACGCGAAAGATCACCCGCGCCGTCGCGGCAATCGAGTTGGGACTGACAGACCGGCTATATCTCGGGAATGTCGACGCCAAGCGCGATTGGGGGCATGCACGCGATTATGTCGAGGGAATGTGGCTGATGCTTCAGCAGCCCGAGCCCGACGACTACGTCCTGGCAACCGGCGAGATGCACTCCGTTCGTGAGTTCGTAGAGCTGGCGTTCGCGCATGTCGGACGCACCATCAGATGGGAAGGTGCCGGCGTCGACGAGAAAGGCATCGATGCGGAATCCGGAGCGACGCTGGTGGAGATCGACCCCGAATACTTCCGCCCGACAGAGGTCGAGCAACTGCTGGGGGATCCCACGAAAGCCAAGACCAAGCTGGGCTGGTCCCACAAGACAGGCTTCCAGCAATTGGTTCAGGAAATGGTAGCCAGCGACCTCATCGAAGTCGAACTGGAGAGAAAGGGCGGTGTTCGCCATAGCTGA